A region from the bacterium genome encodes:
- a CDS encoding elongation factor G, translating into CGSAFKNKGVQPLLDAVVRFLPCPSDVSNVALDLDKEEAQVSLSPDEDKNLVALAFKLEDGRYGQLTYVRVYQGHLAKGDTITNARTGKRHKVGRLVRMHAAEMEEIEASASGDIVAMFGIDCASGDTFCGGDHRLAMSSMHVPEPVISLAIAPKDNKAQVNMSKALGRFTKEDPTFRTHVDPESGETIIQGMGELHLDVYVERMKREYGAEVTVGQPQVAYRETITKQSEFDYLHKKQTGGSGQYGKVAGFIEPLAEGEYEFVNEITGGAIPTEFIGSIDKGFKQCLRKGPVAGFPINGVKLTINDGAAHSVDSSDNAFQQAAIGAFREGFGKAAPVLLEPIMKVVVEGPTEFQGNIMGGLNQRRGIIVGTFEEGNFTVVEAEVPLAEMFGYSTVLRSGTQGKAEFTMEFASYRQLPKGLTDQVIKEANERRKSSVA; encoded by the coding sequence TGCGGCTCCGCGTTCAAGAACAAGGGCGTTCAGCCCCTGCTCGACGCCGTGGTGCGCTTCCTCCCCTGCCCCTCCGACGTCTCCAACGTCGCGCTCGATCTCGACAAGGAAGAGGCGCAGGTCTCGCTCTCGCCCGACGAAGACAAGAATCTGGTGGCGCTCGCCTTCAAGCTCGAAGACGGCCGTTACGGCCAGCTCACCTACGTGCGCGTCTATCAGGGGCATCTGGCCAAGGGCGACACCATCACCAACGCCCGCACCGGCAAGCGTCACAAGGTAGGTCGCTTGGTGCGCATGCATGCCGCCGAGATGGAGGAGATCGAGGCCTCCGCTTCGGGCGACATCGTGGCGATGTTCGGCATCGACTGTGCCTCCGGCGACACCTTCTGCGGCGGCGACCACCGGCTGGCGATGAGTTCCATGCACGTGCCCGAGCCCGTCATCAGTCTCGCCATCGCGCCCAAGGACAACAAGGCCCAGGTCAACATGTCCAAGGCGCTGGGGCGCTTCACCAAGGAAGACCCCACGTTCCGCACCCACGTCGATCCGGAAAGCGGCGAGACGATCATCCAGGGGATGGGCGAGCTCCACCTCGACGTTTACGTGGAACGCATGAAGCGCGAGTACGGCGCCGAGGTCACCGTGGGCCAGCCCCAGGTGGCCTACCGCGAGACGATCACGAAGCAGTCAGAATTCGACTATCTCCACAAGAAGCAGACCGGCGGCTCGGGCCAGTACGGCAAGGTCGCGGGCTTCATCGAGCCGCTTGCCGAGGGCGAGTACGAGTTCGTCAACGAGATCACCGGCGGGGCGATCCCGACCGAGTTCATCGGCTCGATCGACAAGGGCTTCAAGCAGTGCCTCAGGAAGGGCCCGGTGGCCGGCTTCCCGATCAACGGCGTGAAGCTCACGATCAACGACGGGGCCGCGCACTCGGTTGACTCCTCCGACAACGCCTTCCAGCAGGCCGCCATCGGCGCCTTCCGCGAGGGCTTCGGCAAGGCCGCGCCGGTGCTGCTCGAGCCGATCATGAAGGTCGTCGTCGAAGGCCCGACGGAGTTCCAGGGCAACATCATGGGCGGCCTGAACCAGCGCCGCGGCATCATCGTCGGCACGTTCGAGGAGGGGAACTTCACGGTCGTCGAGGCCGAGGTCCCGCTCGCCGAGATGTTCGGCTACTCGACCGTGCTGCGCTCGGGCACCCAGGGCAAGGCGGAGTTCACGATGGAGTTCGCCTCCTACCGCCAGCTCCCCAAGGGGCTGACGGACCAGGTGATCAAGGAGGCGAACGAGCGGCGCAAGAGCTCGGTCGCCTAG
- a CDS encoding undecaprenyl-diphosphate phosphatase has product MNWFEALVLAVVQGLTEFLPVSSSGHLVIAQTLFGIQPSAAFLYDIVLHLGTALAALVFYRRDVAGLLRGLVPPYAQAPADLRESRRLLLLLAAATAPTAAIGFAFKDFFEGLFAAPGAVVAALGVTGAFLVASALLPAGAQRLDGAPWWKGVLVGVAQAVAIVPGISRSGSTIVASLAAGIRREDAVRFSFLLSLPAILGASLLELRHLPAGGAGLPGAVVAAGFTAAAATGYLAILFVLRWTREGKLWQFGLYCWAAAALAAVALARR; this is encoded by the coding sequence ATGAACTGGTTCGAAGCGCTCGTCCTCGCCGTCGTCCAGGGGCTCACGGAGTTCCTTCCGGTGTCCAGCTCCGGCCACCTGGTGATCGCGCAGACGCTCTTCGGCATCCAGCCGTCGGCGGCGTTCCTCTACGATATCGTGCTCCACCTCGGCACGGCGCTGGCGGCGCTCGTCTTCTACCGCCGCGACGTGGCCGGCCTGCTCCGGGGGCTGGTGCCCCCGTACGCGCAGGCGCCGGCCGACCTGCGCGAGTCGCGCCGGCTGCTGCTGCTCCTTGCGGCCGCCACGGCGCCGACCGCCGCGATCGGCTTCGCCTTCAAGGATTTCTTCGAGGGCCTCTTCGCCGCGCCGGGCGCCGTCGTCGCGGCCCTCGGCGTGACCGGCGCCTTCCTCGTCGCCTCGGCGCTTCTCCCCGCCGGCGCGCAGCGGCTCGACGGCGCCCCGTGGTGGAAGGGCGTGCTGGTGGGCGTCGCGCAGGCTGTGGCCATCGTCCCGGGCATCTCCCGCTCGGGGAGCACGATCGTCGCCTCGCTGGCCGCGGGCATTCGCCGCGAGGACGCCGTCCGCTTCTCGTTCCTGCTGTCGCTGCCGGCGATCCTCGGCGCCTCGCTGCTGGAGCTGCGCCACCTGCCCGCGGGCGGGGCGGGCCTCCCTGGCGCCGTCGTCGCCGCCGGTTTCACCGCCGCCGCCGCGACCGGGTATCTCGCCATCCTCTTCGTGCTGCGCTGGACGCGCGAGGGGAAGCTCTGGCAGTTCGGCCTCTACTGCTGGGCCGCGGCGGCGCTCGCCGCCGTGGCGCTCGCGCGGCGCTAG